The Uruburuella testudinis genome window below encodes:
- a CDS encoding ASCH domain-containing protein, with translation MKALSVKQPWAFLIGGGEKTIELRSWSTDYRGQILICSSKSEKDAWAVVDGRYHQLPAGVMMCVADLVDVRQIEDTADNQDAAFVDSIESGVYGWFLENIRHCCLKPVNGKLRLFDIDENEIEFVGENYDFFADAVQFATGKQPTEKSIVLNYD, from the coding sequence ATGAAAGCATTGAGTGTAAAACAGCCATGGGCGTTTTTGATCGGAGGCGGCGAAAAAACAATTGAGCTGCGTAGCTGGTCAACCGATTATCGCGGGCAAATATTGATTTGTTCGTCTAAGAGTGAAAAAGATGCTTGGGCGGTTGTTGATGGTCGATATCATCAATTGCCTGCCGGTGTGATGATGTGTGTGGCTGATTTGGTGGATGTTCGCCAAATAGAAGATACCGCAGACAATCAAGATGCGGCATTTGTTGACAGCATTGAGAGCGGTGTTTATGGCTGGTTTTTAGAAAATATCCGCCATTGTTGCCTAAAGCCCGTGAATGGTAAGCTAAGATTGTTTGATATTGACGAAAATGAAATTGAATTTGTTGGTGAAAATTATGATTTTTTTGCTGATGCTGTGCAATTTGCGACAGGAAAACAGCCGACAGAAAAAAGTATTGTTTTGAATTATGATTAA
- a CDS encoding OmpA family protein has translation MFAFDKSGAADMNAAGKARLDEFATQVKRFDRLRAIRIVGHTDRLGSDTYNLALSQRRAETVRQYLIQRGVPAGVMSAQGMGEAQPVQECSSDLGRTALIACLQPNRRVEIEVDGSGVLQ, from the coding sequence TTGTTTGCATTCGACAAGAGCGGTGCTGCCGATATGAATGCTGCCGGTAAAGCCAGGTTGGATGAGTTTGCCACTCAGGTTAAACGTTTTGACCGTTTGCGCGCCATCCGCATCGTCGGCCATACCGACCGTTTGGGCAGCGACACCTATAACCTGGCGTTGTCGCAGCGTCGTGCTGAAACCGTGCGCCAATATCTGATTCAACGCGGTGTGCCCGCCGGTGTGATGAGCGCCCAAGGCATGGGTGAGGCGCAGCCGGTGCAGGAATGCAGCAGCGATCTCGGCCGCACAGCACTGATCGCCTGCCTGCAACCCAACCGCCGTGTGGAAATCGAAGTAGACGGCTCGGGTGTATTGCAATAA
- the dnaJ gene encoding molecular chaperone DnaJ → MSNKDFYETLGVARSASDDDIKKAYRKLAMKYHPDRNPDNKEAEDKFKEVQKAYAILSDKEKKAAYDQYGHAGVDPNMGAGGFGGFGGGFSGAQGFDFGDIFSQMFGGAAGGGRQQNYQGADLQYAVEISLEEAAKGIKKRITIPTYEECDVCHGSGAKPGTSASTCSTCHGSGTIHVRQAIFQMQQTCPTCHGSGKEIKDPCIKCRGEGRVKTSKTVEVNIPAGIDDGQRIRLSGEGEPGQHGAPAGDLYVIVHVKEHKTFERNGLDLHCELPISFTTAALGGEVEVPTLDGKVKLNIPKETQTGRRMRVKGKGIKSLRSSAIGDLYCHVVVETPINLTERQKELLEEFDKIATGLDRSQTPRQKSFFDKVRDIFD, encoded by the coding sequence ATGAGCAACAAAGACTTTTACGAAACCCTGGGCGTGGCCCGCAGCGCCAGCGATGACGACATCAAAAAAGCCTACCGCAAGCTGGCCATGAAATATCATCCCGACCGCAATCCCGACAACAAAGAAGCCGAAGACAAATTCAAAGAAGTGCAAAAAGCCTACGCCATTCTTTCCGACAAAGAGAAAAAGGCTGCCTACGACCAATACGGCCATGCCGGTGTCGACCCCAATATGGGCGCAGGTGGTTTTGGCGGATTCGGCGGCGGCTTCAGCGGCGCACAAGGTTTTGATTTTGGCGATATTTTCAGCCAAATGTTTGGCGGTGCCGCAGGCGGCGGCCGTCAGCAAAACTATCAGGGTGCCGATTTGCAATATGCCGTAGAAATCAGCCTCGAAGAAGCCGCCAAAGGCATTAAAAAACGCATCACCATTCCCACTTACGAAGAATGCGATGTCTGCCACGGCTCCGGCGCCAAGCCCGGCACCTCGGCCAGCACCTGCTCCACCTGCCACGGCTCCGGCACCATCCACGTGCGCCAGGCCATTTTCCAGATGCAGCAAACCTGCCCCACCTGCCACGGCAGCGGCAAAGAAATCAAAGACCCCTGCATCAAATGCCGTGGCGAAGGCCGTGTCAAAACCAGTAAAACAGTTGAAGTGAATATTCCCGCCGGCATCGACGACGGCCAACGCATCCGCCTTTCCGGCGAAGGCGAGCCCGGCCAGCACGGCGCACCCGCCGGCGATCTGTATGTGATTGTGCACGTTAAAGAGCACAAAACCTTTGAGCGCAACGGCTTGGATTTGCATTGCGAGCTGCCCATCAGCTTCACCACCGCAGCACTCGGCGGCGAAGTCGAAGTGCCCACACTTGATGGAAAAGTCAAACTGAATATTCCCAAAGAAACCCAAACCGGCCGCCGCATGCGCGTCAAAGGCAAAGGCATCAAATCCCTGCGTTCCAGCGCCATCGGCGACTTATACTGCCATGTTGTGGTAGAAACACCGATTAACCTGACTGAGCGTCAAAAAGAGCTGTTGGAAGAATTCGACAAAATCGCCACCGGCCTCGACCGCTCGCAAACCCCGCGCCAAAAATCATTCTTTGACAAAGTGCGCGATATCTTCGACTAA
- a CDS encoding capsule biosynthesis protein: protein MAKTEPIKSYLQELADTANRILLLQGPIGHFFSDLADWLQQRGKVVFKLNFNAGDTLYYPETRPNTFTYTDTFQNFPEFLAAFIAEHHIQAMVCFGDTRPYHMAAKKLADRLGNVSCWAFEEGYFRPYFITLEKCGVNAYSPLPRDAYFFTKAYPRLSEQEYRDPMPVPAGFLPVAKHAIRYYVATYLHRNRYPNYIHHRITDIGHYVKLWTLSGLKRVNYVFQDRHFAKQTENGKYGKFFILPLQVFNDSQIRMHSDFSSVRNFLLHVLTSFAAHAPADVNLIVKHHPMDRGFIDYQKDIRHFIKKHPKLKGRIFYVHDVPLPVFLRHGIGMVTLNSTSGLSALIHNMPVKVIGRAHYDIPGITFQDKLADFWVRPTPPDRDLFHAYRMYHINVTQINGSFYSRVNFPDDDNKAFRPSETRRATMQTDKAAG, encoded by the coding sequence ATGGCCAAAACCGAACCCATTAAAAGCTATCTGCAAGAATTAGCCGACACAGCCAACCGTATCCTGCTGCTGCAAGGGCCGATCGGCCATTTTTTCAGCGACTTGGCCGACTGGCTGCAACAGCGCGGCAAAGTCGTGTTCAAGCTGAATTTCAATGCCGGCGACACCCTGTATTACCCCGAAACCCGGCCGAACACTTTTACCTATACCGATACCTTTCAAAACTTCCCTGAGTTTTTAGCCGCCTTTATTGCCGAACACCATATTCAAGCCATGGTTTGCTTCGGCGACACCCGTCCTTACCATATGGCAGCCAAAAAGCTGGCCGACCGGCTCGGCAACGTGAGCTGCTGGGCATTTGAAGAAGGCTATTTCCGCCCCTACTTCATTACTTTAGAAAAATGCGGCGTTAACGCTTATTCGCCGTTGCCGCGCGATGCCTATTTTTTTACCAAAGCCTATCCGCGCCTGAGCGAGCAAGAATACCGCGACCCGATGCCGGTGCCGGCAGGTTTCTTACCAGTGGCCAAACACGCCATCCGCTATTACGTGGCCACCTATCTGCACCGAAACCGCTACCCAAACTATATCCACCACCGCATTACCGATATCGGCCACTACGTCAAACTGTGGACACTCTCGGGCCTCAAACGGGTCAATTACGTTTTCCAAGACCGCCATTTCGCCAAACAGACCGAAAACGGCAAATACGGCAAATTTTTCATCCTGCCGCTGCAAGTATTCAACGACAGCCAAATCCGGATGCACAGCGATTTTTCATCTGTGCGCAACTTTCTGCTGCACGTGCTGACTTCATTTGCCGCCCACGCCCCGGCCGACGTCAACCTGATTGTCAAACACCACCCAATGGACCGCGGTTTTATCGATTATCAAAAAGACATCCGCCACTTCATCAAAAAACACCCCAAGCTCAAAGGCCGCATTTTTTATGTACACGATGTGCCGCTGCCGGTATTTCTGCGCCACGGCATCGGCATGGTAACCCTCAACAGCACCAGCGGCCTTTCCGCACTGATTCACAATATGCCGGTAAAAGTAATCGGCCGCGCCCACTATGATATCCCCGGCATCACCTTTCAAGACAAACTGGCTGATTTCTGGGTGCGCCCCACCCCGCCCGACCGCGACTTATTTCATGCCTACCGCATGTATCACATCAACGTTACCCAAATCAACGGCAGCTTTTACAGCCGGGTCAACTTTCCCGATGATGATAATAAAGCATTCAGGCCGTCTGAAACCCGCCGCGCCACCATGCAAACCGACAAAGCAGCCGGCTGA